The following DNA comes from Prosthecobacter sp. SYSU 5D2.
CGCCGCCCTCTTCCCTTTCCAATCGCGAAGCTCCCATTTAGGTCCCTCGCGATCTTAGCGCCCATACCCCTCACTCGGAGAGTGTGGAATACAGTACCGCCCTCTGCCTCTCAATAGCTCTTCGCAAAAACCACGCGCTTGCTGCTCGGTTTCCCCGTCATAAAACACTTCCCTTCCTCCGCAAATTCATCGCTGAGCGGCACACAGCGGATCGTCACCTTCATGTCTTTGGCGATCTTGTCTTCCTCCTCATTGCTGCCCGCCCAGTGCATCAACGCAAAGCCGCCGGGGCCGCTGTCCGCAAAGAAGGCCTGGAATTCCTCCATCGTGTCCATCTTCTTCATGTTCGCGTTCCGCATTTCTGTGGCCCGCGCCAGCAGCGCATCCTGGATCTCCTGCAGTTTCTCCGTCACATCGCGCAGGAAGTCCTCTTTGCCGATGATCTCCTTCGCCTTCGGTCCCTGGTCGCGGCGGCTCACAGCTACGCTCCGGCTGGTGATGTCGCGCGGTCCCATTTCCACCCGCATCGGCACGCCTTTTTTAATCCATTCCCAGTTCTTCGCCCCGCCTTGCAGGTCGCGCTTGTCCACATGCACCCGCAGCGGCTCCCCGCCAAAGACCTGCGTCCGCAGTGTCTTCGCCAGTGCCTCGCAGGCATCAATGACCTCCTGCCGCGTATCCGGCTTCGGTGTCACCGGCAGGATCACGATCTGATACGGAGCCACCCGTGGCGGCACGATCACCCCGTCATCATCCCCGTGCGCCATGATCAGCGTGCCGATCAGCCGCGTGCTCACACCCCAGCTCGTCGTATGGGCAAACTGGCGCGTATTGTCACGGCCCAGGAACTGGATGTTGGAAGCCTTGGCAAAATTCTGCCCCAGGTAATGGGACGTCCCCGCCTGGATCGCCTTCTTGTCCTGCACCATCGCTTCAACGGTAAAAGTGTTCACCGCACCGGGGAAGCGCTCATTCTCTGTCTTCTCCCCAGGGATCACCGGGATGGCCAGGTGGTTGCGCAGAAAGTCCGCATACACTTTGTGCATCAGCTTGGTCTCTTCCATCGCCTCCTCATACGTCTCATGCGCCGTATGGCCTTCCTGCCACAGGAACTCAGCCGTGCGCAGGAACAGACGTGGCCGCATCTCCCAGCGCATCACATTGGCCCACTGGTTGATCAGCAGCGGCAGGTCACGGTAGCTCTGCACCCAGCGCGCAAACGCCGCGCCAATGATCGTCTCCGAGGTCGGCCGGATCACAAAAGGCTCTTCCAGCTTTCCCGTCGGGATCATCTTCGTCGTCCCGTCCGGCTGCTTCTGCGCCTCCAGCCGGTGATGCGTCACCACCGCACACTCCGTGGCAAAACCCTCCGCATGCTCCGCTTCCTTCTCCAGGTAGCTCAGCGGGATCAGCAGCGGGAAGTAGGCATTCACATGCCCGGTTTCCTTAAACTTCACATCCAGTTGCTTCTGGATGTTCTCCCACAGCCCATAGCCCCACGGCTTGATGACCATGCATCCCCGCACCTCCGAGTTCTCTGCCATGTCGGCAGCACGGACAACTTGCTGATACCACTCAGGAAAATCTTTCTCGCGGGTCGGGGAAATGGCGGGGGCTTGGCTCATGATTGGATGCCCACAGTAAGACCATTCAGCCAACGGTCAACGTCCCCGTAAAGTACTCATCACTCTCCCAGTGATGCGATCTAGAAAGACCGCCACCCTATTCCCTCCAATTCCTTCAAATCATAAATCACCCCCACCCCCACGATCGTGGGGCCTCCCCATTTGCCAAAAACCTCTTCCCACCCGCGTTTATATTCTTTCCGCCGACCACTCATGAAAAAGATCCTGCTCCAGATCTGCGCCTGCGCACTCGCCCAGACCGCCCTCCTTTCCGCCGCTGATCCCGCGCCTGCCCCTGTCGCCCAGTGGAGCTTCGACGGCCATCCCTCGCAGCCTTGCAAGCTCGAAGGTGCCGTCGTCTTCGATCAGCAGGGCCCTTCGCCCAAGCAGTTCTCCAGTTTCGCCGAAGCCAATCGCGCCGCCCGTTTTGGCGGTGAGAAACACGGCCTCATCCGCGTCACCGATCCCGGCGCGAACAGCCCCTACGACTTCGACAATGGCGACGAAATCACCCTCGAGGCCTGGGTCAACCCCACCGCCGTCCCCAAAGGAGGCAATGTTTACATCCTCGGCAAAGGCCGCACCCAAAATCCCGGTGCTGCCAGCAACAATCAGAACTACGCCCTCCGCCTTTGGGAAAGCGGCGGTTTCCTCCGCCCCGGTTTCCTCTTCCGCAGCCGCAAAGACGGCGATCATGCTGGCGACTGGCACCGCTGGTCCACCACCGGCGGTTTTGGCATCGGCTCCGGCTGGCATCATGTCGCCATCACCTACACCTTCGGCAAGCCTGACTCCATCCGCGCCTATGTGGACGGCGAGGCCATGCCCGGTGCCTGGGACATGGGCGGTGCCACCACACAGGCCCCCGTCGTGGATGATGATGAAATCTGGCTCGGCACCTCCATGAGCAAGCAGCCCAGCGTCACCTTCACCGGTTTCATGGATGAGGTGAAGCTCCACCGCACCACCCTGTCATCGAAGGTCATCGCCCAGCGTTACCCCATCGTTCCTTACACACCTCAGTTGCCAAAAACCGGCTTGCCTGAAGGAAAAGTCCGCGTCGAGATCGTCGAGAACCTCGGCAAGACCGCCAAGTGGCCCCGCCTCTTCCCTGCCCCCACGGATGTCTATGAGGACGATGCCTTTGGTTTCTTCCAGATCGCCCAAAAATACATCGCCCCCGGCGTCCGCGCAGAGCGCAGCAATCCCTACCTCCTCCGCGCCATGGCCCAGGTCACCCTGCCTGCGGGCAAGCAGGACCTGCTTTTCCGCGCTCGTGGCCAGGCCCGCCTGTGGATGGATGGCAAGATCATCGCCGAAGTCGCCCTGGGCAAATCCGGCGGCGGTGCCCACAACGAAGTGGAGCATGAGGAAGCCGAATCCAGCGGCCCCGCCCTCCGCCTGCTCGGCCCTGGCGACCGCGAAACCCGCCTCACCATCAACAGCGACGGCAAGCCCCACGTTTACATCCTGGAAATGCTCGCCGGCAATGGCCGCGTCCGCACCACCTTGGGCGAAACCAGCCTCAGCCTCCTCAGCCCCGATGGCCGGCATCTGCTCCTCACCCCCACTGACCGCGCCATCCCCCTCACCGATGCCGGCTGGGCCGCTTATCGCAAAGAGCGCATGAGCTACTACACCTCGCTCGACCAGAAAAACCGCCTCGCCCTCCGCCAAAAGCACGATGCCTTCTGGGCCAAGCGCCATAGCGAAGCCCGCGCCATCGCCACCACCAAAAAATCCCCATCGCAGCCCGGCATTGATTCCCTCCTTTCCGCCTCATGGAAACAGGCCTCCGGCAGCAACGACGACAGCGCCACCGGCATTGATTTCGCCAAGCACATCCAGCCCATCCTTTCGGAAAACTGCTACCGCTGCCACGAGGAGAAAGCCAAAGGTGACCTCCGCCTCAACACCCTCGAAGCGGCCATGCTCGGTGGCGAATCCGGCGAGCCAGCCATCGTCCCCGGCAAGCCGGAAGAAAGCCGCCTCATCAGCATCATCCACCCCGATGCCACCGATGACATCATGCCTCCGAAGGGCGATCCCCTTCCCGAAAAAGACCGCCAGCTCCTCACCGCCTGGATCAAAGAAGGCGCTTCTTACACCAGCGCCGCCCGCAAGATCGAGCCTGCCCCGCTGACCGCCGACCTGGAGTTCCTCCGCCGTGTCACCTTGGATACGGTCGGTGTCGTCCCCAGCCATCAGGAGATCGCTGCCTTCCTCGCCACAGATTCCCCCAGCCGCCGCAGCCAGGCCATTGACCGCCTGCTGAAAGATCCCCGCTGGGCCGACCACTGGACTGCCTACTGGCAGGACGTCCTCGCGGAAAACCCCAACATCCTCAAGCCGACGCTTAACAACTCCGGCCCCTTCCGTTTCTGGATCCATGAAGCCCTCAGCGACAACCTCGCCATGGACCGCTTCGTCACCGAGCTCATCATGATGGAGGGCAGCGTCCTTGGTGGAGGCCCCGCCGGTTTCAGCCTCGCCGCTGAAAACGATGTGCCCATGGCCGCCAAGGCCCACATCCTCAGCACCGCCTTCCTCGGCCAGGAGATGACCTGCGCCCGTTGCCACGATTCCCCTTATCACCAGTCCAAGCAGCGCGACCTTTTTGAAATGGCCGCCATGCTTGGCCGCAAGCCCATCACCCTGCCGGCCACCTCCTCGGTGCCCCTGACCACCTTCGCCGGTCGCAAGCCTCTCATCGAGATCACCCTCAAGCCGGGCGAGATCATCGAACCTGCCTGGCCGGAGCTTTTTGAAAAACAGCTCCTCTCCGCCAGCGAGGCCGCCCCGGCCACCGCCAAAGAAGACAGCCGCGCCCAGCTCGCCGCCATCATCACCTCCCCGCACAACGACCGCTTCGCGCAGGTCATCGTCAACCGCATCTGGAAGCAGCTTCTCGGCCGTGGATTTGTCGAGCCGGTGGAAGATTGGGAAGCCTCCAAGCCCTCCCATCCCGAACTGCTTGAGTGGCTCGCCAAAGAGTTCGTTTCCAGCGGTTACGACATGAAAACTCTTCAGCGCCTCATCCTCAATTCTGAGGCCTACCAGAGGCAGACACGTCCGGAAATTCCCGGTGCCCCGCCCACCTTCGCCGCCCCCGTCCAGCGTCGCATGACGGCCGAGCAGCTTGTGGATTCCCTCTTCGCTTCCGTGGGCAAGGACCTCGATTCCGAAGAGCTCACCATGGACAACGACGGAACCCAGTCGGAGAAGGCCATGATCAGCCTCGGCATCCCCCGCCGTGCCTGGGAGTTCACCTCCATGTCCAATGAGCGCGACCGCCCCAGCCTCGCCATCCCCAAGGCCCAGGCAATTGTGGACGTGCTGGAAAACTTTGGCTGGCGCCCAAGCCGCCAGGAACCGAAAAGCGTCCGCGAGACCGATCCCAACGTCCGCCAGCCCGCCATCATCGCCAACGGCATCCTGGGCCGCTGGGTCAGCACCTTGAGCGAGGACAGCGCCATCACCGCCATCGCCCTCCAGCCGGATCTTACCCCGGCGCAGCTCATTGACCAGGTCTTCCTCCGCCTGCTCACCCGCCATCCTACGGATAAAGAACTGGCCCTGTTCACTGAATTCCTCAGCCCCGGTTTCAATGAGCGCATCATCCCCGAAGGCAAGCGCCCGCCGCCCGTCCAGCAAAAGCCCCTCAAATACGTCGCCTGGTCCAACCACCTTTCCGCCGGGGCCAACAGCATCAAAATCGAAATGGAAAAACGCGCCCGTGAAGGCGATCCGCCCACCACCGCCCTCAATGCCGAATGGCGCGAGCTGCTCGAAGACATGGTCTGGGCAACCCTCAATTCCCCCGAGTTCGTCCACCTTCCCTGATCCCATTTTTACTGCCCTTTCATCATGAAAAGACGTTCCTTTCTCAAGCTCGCCGGCGCTGGCGGACTCGCCGCGCAATCAGGCTTTTCGCTCCTCGCCAAAGAGTCCTCCCACGTCGCCCACTTCCCCATGGGCAAGGCGGAGCATTGCATCCACATTTGGTTAGGCGGCGGCGCCTCGCAGGTGGACACCTGGGATCCCAAGGCCATGGGCAGCGCCAAGGACAAGAAACCCGGCAGCGACTATCCTTCCATCGAGACCTCCGTCCCCGGCGTCAAGGTCACCGAGCATCTCTCCCGCTGCGCCGGCCTTATGGAAAACATCACCGCCATGCGCACCGTCAACCATGACGTCATTGATGAGCATGCCGCCGCCTCCAACCGCATGCATACTGGCCGCAGTGTCAGTGGCACCACGGTTTATCCATCCCTCGGTTCCATGATCGCCAGCGAGCGCGGCCCCGTCACTGACGGCGTCCCTTCGTACGTTCTTATTGGTTATCCCAACTTCTCACGCGGCCCCGGATTCCTCGGTGCCAAAGCCGGCTTTTTATACCTCCTGGATACCGATGCCGGCCCCGCCGGATTGAAGCGCCCCGAGCACATCGCCGATACCCGCCAGAGCCGCCGTGAGCAGCTCCTCCATGCCATGCGCGACAGCGCCAAGGACCTCCGCACCGGCCCCTTGCTCAATGAATACGACACTTCCCTGCGCGAAAGCCTGAAGCTGGCCGGCCCCAAATTCATGGAGGTCTTCGACCTGAAATCCGAGAAGGGCGAGCTGCGCACCGCCTACGGCAGCGAGTTCGGCCAGCGCTGCCTCCTGGCCCGCCGCCTCATCCAGCGCGGCGTCCGTTTCATCGAGGTTTCGCATAACCTGAACTTCGTCAACGGCACCGGCTGGGATACGCATAACCAGGGCCAGCAAAAGCAGCACCTGCTCATCCAGGATCTCGACCAGGCACTCAGCACCCTCATCACCGACCTCAAAGCCCAGGGCCTTTTGGACAAGACCCTTATCGTCGTCAACACCGAGTTCGGCCGCCCCTCCAGCTACGATGGCGGCGGCGGGCGCGGCCATCAGGGCAGCACCTTCAGCGTCGTCCTCGCCGGCGGCGGCCTCAAGCACCACGGCGCCTGGGGTGTCACCGACGACCTCTCCAAAACCCCCGTCGAAGCCCCCTGCAGCGTCCCCGACCTCTTCGCCACCGTCCTCGCCACCCTCGCCATCAACCCCTCCAAAGAACTCTACGACGGCGACCGCCCGGTGCCGATTACCGATGGCGGGAAGCCTGTGGCGGAGCTGTTTGGTTAAGGCGGCAGGAGTGCTCAGTGATCAGTTCATAGAATCCGCGCACTGCGCACTTCTGAATAACTACCTGCACATGTTATTGAGCCACAATGATTCCCCTGCGTCCTCCCCGGTCCCGGAGGGACCCTGGAAGATAGCCGGTGGTGGAGGGAGCGTAGCGACCGTGAACCACCGGACAGCCGACAACCCACGATCCACCAGCAAAGCGTCCCGGAGGGACGCTGGAAGCCCCCGCCGGATCCATCGCCACTTGTGCATTAAAAGTTACTCTTCCTAACACCCTCGCAATCGCCAGTATTTGGCTGAGCACTTTCTTCTTCCCCGCTACGCCATCATCTGAATGCTGATCCGTTGATGCGCCTCTTCCAGCAGCGCAAAGGCAGCTTCCCGATCAATGCCCTGGTTCTGCAACGCATCCCCGTCCGCCATTGCCTGATCCACCAAGCGCCTCGCCCGGTCACTGCCGTGATGGCTTCGCCATGATTCAAGGGCCACCTGATGCCTGACAAACGACATCAGCCTCTGCTGAATGTCGGGAATGTCATGGGCTTGGCGTTCCAGATCGGGAGGCAGGTCAAGTTCCAGAATCATGGCGGTCTTTTGAGTGAACGGGTTAACATACGCGCTGCGAACCACTTCTAAAGTCATTTTCCGTCACGCCCACGCCTTCCTCAGCACCCGCAAGAAGTTCCCGTGCATCACATTCTCGATGTCTGTCTGGGTATACCCACGCTTCGCGAGCATGTCGGGAATGCGCACCAGATCGGTAATGGTATCCAGGTCTTCCGGGGTCTGTTCGATGCCGTAGCCGCCATCCAGATCGGTGCCTATACCCGAGTGCAGAGTATTCCCGGCAAGCTGGGCGATGTGGTCAATGTGGTCGCAGATGACCTCCAGTTTCAGGCCGGAGCTTTGCGGAGTTGTCTGGCCTTTGATCCAGCCGGGGATCATCATCCAGGCATCCAATGCTGCTCCAAGAACTGCGCCGCGCTCGATCAGGGCTTTGATCTGCTCATCGCTGAACTGCCGCACATCCGGCACCAGGGCGCGGCAGTTGCTGTGGCTGGCCCAGATGGTGCCCTGAAAGATATCCAGGGCCTCCCAGAAGCAGCCGTCGGAAAGGTGGGTCACATCCAGGATCATGCCCAGCCGGTCCATCTCCTGGATCAGCTCTTTGCCGCCTTTGGGCAGTCCGCCCACCTGATCATGGCCCAGCGCATATTTGCAGACTCCATAGTGCGCAGGCCCCATCGCCCGCAGCCCTTGCTCCCAGTGCCGCTCCAAGTGGCCGACACTGCGGATGCTGTCCGCACCTTCCAGGCTCAGAATGTAGCCAATGGGCTTGCCTTCATTCGGCGTCCCGTCCGTCCACAACTTCACCATCGCATCCAATCCGCGCAGATCAATGATCTGGCGCATCTGGCCGTCTTCCTCCATGGCGCGATACCAGGCGAGCTGGCCCTGCGTCTGCGCATAGGCCTGCTCGGAGGACATCCAGTTGGCCATGGGTCGCGGGCCCACCATGCACCCGGCCAGCTGCGTGGCCACACACAGGCCCATGTCCGCTTTGCGCATTTCCGGGAAGGCGGTGGTGCCTGCTGCACGCCCTTTGATGTCCTTCATCCCTTCCTCCCGGCGGCGGATCTCATGCACCGGCAGGCGCAGATCGCGATTGTATTCCAAAGCATTCAGACTGAGGTCAAGGTGGGCGTCGAAGGTGAGCATGAGTGTGAGACGGGAACGTGAATATAAGCAGATTTTATGCGCTCAGAAAGCACGCCCTTCCATATTGTAAGAACGCCGCTCCTGCATTGCATTGACCTGAGCCCGCTCCTGCGAATGGTTCCCCTCCCCCGCCATGCTGACCACCCTCGCCGAACTCCCCCTGAAAAAACAAGCCGGTGAACGCGTCACCGTTCTCACCGCTTACGACTATCCCACCGCCCGCCTCCTTGACGAGACCGGCATTGACCTTCTCCTCGTCGGCGATTCCCTCGGCATGGTGGTCCTGGGCCTGCCGGACACCACCGGGGTTACCATGGAAATGATGCTCCATCACATTGCCGCTGTGCGCCGTGGCGTGAAACGGGCGCCCATCATTGGCGACCTGCCGTTCCATAGTTATGACACCCCCGCCCAGGCCCTGGCCAATGCCCGCCTGCTGATGGAAGCCGGGGCTGATGCCGTGAAACTGGAAGGCGGTGTACCCTTCATCCCTCAGATCAGCGCCATCCTTGAAGCGGGTATACCCTTCGTCGGCCACATCGGCATGCTGCCGCAGAGTGTGGTGGAGGAAGGCGGGTATAAAAAGAAGGGCAAGACCCCCGCGCAGGCCGAGCAGCTCATCGCCGATGCCCTCGCCCTGGATGCCGCCGGAGCCTCCGCCATCGTCCTGGAAAGCATGGTGCCCGAAGTCGCCACCGAGATCACCCTTCAGGTGAAGGCCACCACCATTGGCATCGGAGCCGGATCAGGCACCGATGCCCAGGTCCTTGTCACCCCCGACCTCATCGGCAGCTTCCCCTGGTTCAGGCCACCCTTTGCGAAAGCCCGTGCCGATGTCGCAGGCGAGATTCAGCGAGCGGTGAAGGAGTGGGTGGAGGAGGTGAAAGCTAAATGACGAAGGCTGGGAACAAAACAGAACTTTAAACCAAACTTCCCCGCAAAACCATCCGCCCAACCTCACTTGGAGTGAGCTTCTTTGTAGTGCTCGGCGAGCAGGTCGCGGC
Coding sequences within:
- the proS gene encoding proline--tRNA ligase, yielding MSQAPAISPTREKDFPEWYQQVVRAADMAENSEVRGCMVIKPWGYGLWENIQKQLDVKFKETGHVNAYFPLLIPLSYLEKEAEHAEGFATECAVVTHHRLEAQKQPDGTTKMIPTGKLEEPFVIRPTSETIIGAAFARWVQSYRDLPLLINQWANVMRWEMRPRLFLRTAEFLWQEGHTAHETYEEAMEETKLMHKVYADFLRNHLAIPVIPGEKTENERFPGAVNTFTVEAMVQDKKAIQAGTSHYLGQNFAKASNIQFLGRDNTRQFAHTTSWGVSTRLIGTLIMAHGDDDGVIVPPRVAPYQIVILPVTPKPDTRQEVIDACEALAKTLRTQVFGGEPLRVHVDKRDLQGGAKNWEWIKKGVPMRVEMGPRDITSRSVAVSRRDQGPKAKEIIGKEDFLRDVTEKLQEIQDALLARATEMRNANMKKMDTMEEFQAFFADSGPGGFALMHWAGSNEEEDKIAKDMKVTIRCVPLSDEFAEEGKCFMTGKPSSKRVVFAKSY
- a CDS encoding DUF1501 domain-containing protein, which encodes MKRRSFLKLAGAGGLAAQSGFSLLAKESSHVAHFPMGKAEHCIHIWLGGGASQVDTWDPKAMGSAKDKKPGSDYPSIETSVPGVKVTEHLSRCAGLMENITAMRTVNHDVIDEHAAASNRMHTGRSVSGTTVYPSLGSMIASERGPVTDGVPSYVLIGYPNFSRGPGFLGAKAGFLYLLDTDAGPAGLKRPEHIADTRQSRREQLLHAMRDSAKDLRTGPLLNEYDTSLRESLKLAGPKFMEVFDLKSEKGELRTAYGSEFGQRCLLARRLIQRGVRFIEVSHNLNFVNGTGWDTHNQGQQKQHLLIQDLDQALSTLITDLKAQGLLDKTLIVVNTEFGRPSSYDGGGGRGHQGSTFSVVLAGGGLKHHGAWGVTDDLSKTPVEAPCSVPDLFATVLATLAINPSKELYDGDRPVPITDGGKPVAELFG
- a CDS encoding DUF1553 domain-containing protein, with translation MKKILLQICACALAQTALLSAADPAPAPVAQWSFDGHPSQPCKLEGAVVFDQQGPSPKQFSSFAEANRAARFGGEKHGLIRVTDPGANSPYDFDNGDEITLEAWVNPTAVPKGGNVYILGKGRTQNPGAASNNQNYALRLWESGGFLRPGFLFRSRKDGDHAGDWHRWSTTGGFGIGSGWHHVAITYTFGKPDSIRAYVDGEAMPGAWDMGGATTQAPVVDDDEIWLGTSMSKQPSVTFTGFMDEVKLHRTTLSSKVIAQRYPIVPYTPQLPKTGLPEGKVRVEIVENLGKTAKWPRLFPAPTDVYEDDAFGFFQIAQKYIAPGVRAERSNPYLLRAMAQVTLPAGKQDLLFRARGQARLWMDGKIIAEVALGKSGGGAHNEVEHEEAESSGPALRLLGPGDRETRLTINSDGKPHVYILEMLAGNGRVRTTLGETSLSLLSPDGRHLLLTPTDRAIPLTDAGWAAYRKERMSYYTSLDQKNRLALRQKHDAFWAKRHSEARAIATTKKSPSQPGIDSLLSASWKQASGSNDDSATGIDFAKHIQPILSENCYRCHEEKAKGDLRLNTLEAAMLGGESGEPAIVPGKPEESRLISIIHPDATDDIMPPKGDPLPEKDRQLLTAWIKEGASYTSAARKIEPAPLTADLEFLRRVTLDTVGVVPSHQEIAAFLATDSPSRRSQAIDRLLKDPRWADHWTAYWQDVLAENPNILKPTLNNSGPFRFWIHEALSDNLAMDRFVTELIMMEGSVLGGGPAGFSLAAENDVPMAAKAHILSTAFLGQEMTCARCHDSPYHQSKQRDLFEMAAMLGRKPITLPATSSVPLTTFAGRKPLIEITLKPGEIIEPAWPELFEKQLLSASEAAPATAKEDSRAQLAAIITSPHNDRFAQVIVNRIWKQLLGRGFVEPVEDWEASKPSHPELLEWLAKEFVSSGYDMKTLQRLILNSEAYQRQTRPEIPGAPPTFAAPVQRRMTAEQLVDSLFASVGKDLDSEELTMDNDGTQSEKAMISLGIPRRAWEFTSMSNERDRPSLAIPKAQAIVDVLENFGWRPSRQEPKSVRETDPNVRQPAIIANGILGRWVSTLSEDSAITAIALQPDLTPAQLIDQVFLRLLTRHPTDKELALFTEFLSPGFNERIIPEGKRPPPVQQKPLKYVAWSNHLSAGANSIKIEMEKRAREGDPPTTALNAEWRELLEDMVWATLNSPEFVHLP
- the panB gene encoding 3-methyl-2-oxobutanoate hydroxymethyltransferase, which encodes MLTTLAELPLKKQAGERVTVLTAYDYPTARLLDETGIDLLLVGDSLGMVVLGLPDTTGVTMEMMLHHIAAVRRGVKRAPIIGDLPFHSYDTPAQALANARLLMEAGADAVKLEGGVPFIPQISAILEAGIPFVGHIGMLPQSVVEEGGYKKKGKTPAQAEQLIADALALDAAGASAIVLESMVPEVATEITLQVKATTIGIGAGSGTDAQVLVTPDLIGSFPWFRPPFAKARADVAGEIQRAVKEWVEEVKAK
- a CDS encoding membrane dipeptidase → MLTFDAHLDLSLNALEYNRDLRLPVHEIRRREEGMKDIKGRAAGTTAFPEMRKADMGLCVATQLAGCMVGPRPMANWMSSEQAYAQTQGQLAWYRAMEEDGQMRQIIDLRGLDAMVKLWTDGTPNEGKPIGYILSLEGADSIRSVGHLERHWEQGLRAMGPAHYGVCKYALGHDQVGGLPKGGKELIQEMDRLGMILDVTHLSDGCFWEALDIFQGTIWASHSNCRALVPDVRQFSDEQIKALIERGAVLGAALDAWMMIPGWIKGQTTPQSSGLKLEVICDHIDHIAQLAGNTLHSGIGTDLDGGYGIEQTPEDLDTITDLVRIPDMLAKRGYTQTDIENVMHGNFLRVLRKAWA